From the genome of Candidatus Electrothrix communis, one region includes:
- a CDS encoding BrnT family toxin yields MKIEYDPNKNRRNITKHGISFDLAERFEWDTALIWEDTRYNYGETRFCALGYIEIRMYHLVFTYRDDTVRVISLRKANKREIKHYAET; encoded by the coding sequence ATGAAGATAGAATATGATCCGAACAAGAACCGGCGCAATATCACAAAACACGGAATCTCGTTTGACCTTGCAGAACGATTTGAATGGGATACTGCTCTGATATGGGAAGATACCCGGTATAACTATGGCGAAACCCGTTTCTGTGCGCTGGGTTATATTGAGATACGTATGTATCATTTGGTATTTACCTACCGTGACGACACTGTTCGCGTTATCAGTTTAAGAAAAGCCAACAAAAGGGAGATTAAGCACTATGCCGAAACTTAA
- a CDS encoding BrnA antitoxin family protein, producing MPKLKSGTVLPTNEEDRIITRQATEDGTLLTDEQLAEMRPISEFPQLQGLVKQGRPPKSNPKKSTTIRLDAEVLDFFKGQGKGWQTKINAILQDYVKSHHAA from the coding sequence ATGCCGAAACTTAAATCAGGAACTGTCCTACCCACGAACGAGGAAGACAGAATCATCACCCGACAGGCTACAGAAGACGGTACCTTGTTAACAGACGAGCAATTGGCCGAGATGCGACCGATTTCCGAATTCCCTCAACTGCAAGGCTTGGTTAAACAGGGACGTCCGCCCAAGAGCAACCCAAAGAAGTCAACCACTATCCGGCTTGATGCCGAGGTGCTGGATTTTTTTAAAGGCCAGGGTAAGGGATGGCAGACTAAAATTAATGCGATTCTTCAGGATTATGTGAAGTCGCATCATGCGGCGTGA
- a CDS encoding reverse transcriptase domain-containing protein: MAKPDGGQRIISAHFLRDKLVQRSLLIVLEPRAEALFHNDSYGYRPRRSVQDALAKTRERVRIGQGWLVDADITKFFDSIPHKQLLKILKGFIRDGAAMKLIEQWLVQGAHHCSLLRNRRGVCQGSILSPLFCNLYLHQFDTALVRANIPFVRFADDFLLFADTRKKALAAEAFAGEQLEELGLSLHPKKTQVVRSSRQVIFLGESLPNA; this comes from the coding sequence ATGGCCAAGCCGGACGGGGGCCAGCGGATTATCTCAGCTCATTTTCTTCGGGATAAGCTGGTGCAGCGGTCTTTGCTCATTGTCCTGGAACCTCGGGCCGAGGCCCTGTTTCATAATGATTCTTACGGCTACCGACCAAGGCGCAGTGTCCAGGATGCCCTGGCCAAGACCCGCGAACGGGTGCGGATAGGGCAGGGCTGGCTGGTGGATGCGGACATAACCAAGTTTTTTGATTCCATTCCCCATAAGCAGCTGTTGAAGATCCTCAAGGGTTTTATCCGGGATGGGGCTGCCATGAAGCTCATTGAGCAATGGCTGGTCCAGGGGGCGCACCATTGTAGCCTGCTCCGCAATCGTCGGGGTGTCTGTCAGGGCTCAATTCTTTCGCCTCTGTTCTGTAACCTGTACCTGCATCAGTTTGATACGGCCCTGGTCCGGGCCAATATCCCCTTTGTTCGTTTTGCCGATGATTTTCTCCTTTTTGCAGATACCAGAAAGAAGGCCCTGGCTGCGGAAGCCTTTGCCGGGGAGCAGCTGGAGGAGTTGGGGCTTTCTCTGCATCCGAAAAAGACCCAGGTGGTCCGCAGCAGTCGGCAGGTGATTTTTCTGGGGGAATCGTTGCCCAATGCATAA
- the csm6 gene encoding CRISPR-associated ring nuclease Csm6 — protein MPQPHKYSRRILLAVIGMTPQILTETLYKLVVDSSPAFVPTEIHLITTAQGAKSAQNALLGVGGDKGEFHRFCQDYNLSTTRFTPDHIHRISGPDGPFINDTESAEHNTITADFITEQVRRFTEDDQAALHLSLAGGRKTMSYYAGYALSLYGRMQDRLSHVLVAEPFQENKDFFYPPPQPQRIAVNNTWYSTEESRIILSDIPFVRMRYQIPEALLTGNAGFQETVETIQRFSSPETIAIALDKKQVRLNGLEVGMGDADLALYLWMCERRTNGEPPFVPDADAFVDEYIRVYARIVGEWSGRIDRVEEVARGRDAPQQKEWFLQRKSKLKKAVVSVLGERAARPFLIQTVEVDGRAGYVVGMEPENITTD, from the coding sequence ATGCCCCAACCCCATAAATATTCCCGCCGTATCCTCCTTGCCGTCATCGGCATGACCCCGCAGATCCTTACCGAGACCCTGTACAAACTGGTTGTAGACAGCAGCCCGGCTTTTGTTCCCACGGAAATTCACCTGATCACCACGGCTCAAGGCGCGAAGTCAGCCCAAAACGCCCTGCTGGGGGTCGGAGGCGACAAGGGCGAGTTTCATCGTTTTTGCCAGGACTACAACCTCAGCACCACCCGCTTTACGCCCGACCATATCCACCGCATCAGCGGCCCGGACGGTCCGTTTATCAACGATACCGAATCGGCGGAGCATAATACCATCACCGCAGATTTTATCACCGAGCAGGTGCGCCGCTTTACCGAGGACGATCAGGCTGCGCTCCACCTTTCCCTGGCCGGGGGTCGCAAGACCATGTCCTATTATGCTGGCTATGCCCTGAGCCTGTACGGGCGGATGCAGGACCGGCTTTCCCATGTCCTGGTTGCTGAGCCCTTTCAGGAAAATAAGGATTTTTTCTATCCCCCGCCCCAACCGCAACGCATTGCGGTCAATAATACCTGGTATTCCACCGAAGAATCCCGGATCATCCTTTCCGACATTCCCTTTGTCCGGATGCGCTATCAGATCCCGGAGGCCCTGCTCACCGGCAATGCTGGATTCCAGGAAACCGTGGAGACCATCCAGCGTTTCTCCAGCCCTGAGACCATTGCCATTGCTCTCGACAAGAAGCAAGTGCGGCTTAATGGGCTGGAGGTCGGCATGGGGGATGCGGATCTGGCCCTGTATCTCTGGATGTGCGAACGCCGCACCAACGGAGAACCGCCCTTTGTCCCGGATGCAGATGCCTTTGTGGATGAGTATATCCGGGTCTATGCCCGCATTGTCGGGGAATGGAGCGGTCGCATCGACCGGGTGGAGGAGGTGGCCCGTGGTCGGGATGCGCCCCAGCAGAAGGAGTGGTTTCTTCAGCGTAAATCCAAGCTGAAAAAGGCTGTGGTTTCGGTGCTCGGGGAACGGGCAGCTCGCCCCTTTCTTATTCAGACCGTGGAGGTTGATGGGCGGGCCGGGTATGTGGTCGGGATGGAGCCAGAAAACATAACGACAGATTAA
- a CDS encoding type II toxin-antitoxin system HicB family antitoxin has protein sequence MMNRIEINGCWAAVYYDPKHDMFRGEFVKLSSRVIFSSRDIGGLLRQGEVALDAFFDKCRANGTEPQQAYSGELVLRIHPGLHAELAARAFASGKTVNQWLAELIEQAVCGY, from the coding sequence ATGATGAACCGTATCGAGATCAATGGTTGTTGGGCAGCTGTTTACTACGATCCGAAACATGACATGTTTCGCGGTGAGTTTGTCAAGCTGAGCAGCAGGGTTATTTTTTCTTCTCGGGATATTGGCGGACTGCTCCGCCAAGGAGAGGTCGCTCTGGATGCCTTTTTTGACAAGTGCCGGGCAAACGGAACAGAGCCGCAGCAAGCGTATTCCGGCGAGTTGGTCCTGCGGATTCATCCTGGACTGCATGCCGAGCTTGCTGCTCGGGCCTTTGCGAGCGGGAAAACTGTGAATCAATGGCTGGCGGAGCTGATAGAGCAGGCGGTTTGTGGATACTGA
- a CDS encoding type II toxin-antitoxin system VapC family toxin, with translation MLLDSNIIIYSFLPEFQVLQETLKNNEICCSVISCLETLGYHKLSKDEQHYLQLFFKAITVLPITQPIIDTAIVLRQQRKMSLGDALVAATAFEHHQTLLTRNVKDFEKVEGLKVVNPLQ, from the coding sequence ATGCTTCTTGACAGCAATATCATTATCTATTCGTTTCTTCCTGAATTTCAGGTTCTCCAGGAAACCCTGAAGAATAACGAAATCTGCTGTTCCGTCATAAGCTGCTTGGAAACGCTAGGCTATCACAAGTTGTCAAAAGATGAGCAACATTATCTGCAACTGTTCTTTAAGGCGATTACAGTCCTACCGATAACACAGCCCATTATTGACACAGCTATTGTATTACGCCAGCAAAGAAAAATGTCCTTGGGTGATGCATTGGTCGCAGCCACGGCATTTGAACACCATCAGACTCTTTTGACGCGAAACGTCAAAGACTTTGAAAAGGTAGAGGGGCTGAAGGTCGTCAACCCGCTGCAATAA
- a CDS encoding BrnT family toxin encodes MIYNFEWNPNKAKKNIRKHKVSFEEASTVFRDPAALTIFDPDHSETEDRWLTVGISRAGKVLLVCHTYKQVDVETAIIRIFSSRKATASEKREYGE; translated from the coding sequence GTGATTTACAATTTTGAGTGGAATCCGAATAAAGCCAAGAAAAATATCCGGAAGCATAAGGTCAGCTTTGAAGAAGCGTCTACAGTGTTTCGTGACCCGGCAGCTTTGACAATATTTGACCCTGACCATAGTGAAACGGAAGACAGGTGGCTAACAGTCGGAATTTCCAGAGCTGGCAAAGTGCTGTTGGTTTGTCATACATATAAGCAAGTTGACGTGGAAACGGCAATAATTCGTATATTTTCAAGCCGGAAAGCCACTGCATCTGAAAAAAGGGAATATGGTGAGTGA